A single genomic interval of Streptomyces sp. 1222.5 harbors:
- a CDS encoding alkene reductase: protein MTTAFDPIVLGGTPLANRVVMAPMTRSRAYGAGAEPTELMATYYAQRAGAGLIVTEGVQPSPVGQGYPDTPGLHTPGQVRAWRTVTDAVHREGGVIFAQLMHTGRIGHPSLLPGHLVPVAPSAVAARGRVYTHEGPKEFVTPKELGEAEIAQTVADFAAAARNAVAAGFDGVEIHGANGYLIHQFLSDNANLRTDAWGGGAEGRIRFAVEVVTAVAEAVGGRRVGLRISPGNPFNDIAEDNPGEVYGALLDRLAPLDLAYLHLLEGPDAELTGRLRKAWPGTFVLNPFTHPDATGPDALTLIEEGAADMVAYGALFLANPDLPRRLAAGGPFNTPDQTTFYGGDHRGYTDYPALTA, encoded by the coding sequence ATGACCACCGCGTTCGACCCGATCGTCCTGGGCGGCACGCCCCTGGCCAACCGCGTCGTGATGGCGCCGATGACCCGCAGCCGCGCCTACGGAGCGGGCGCCGAGCCGACCGAGCTGATGGCGACGTACTACGCGCAGCGCGCCGGCGCCGGCCTGATCGTCACGGAGGGCGTCCAGCCCTCCCCCGTCGGCCAGGGCTACCCCGACACCCCCGGCCTGCACACCCCGGGGCAGGTGCGGGCGTGGCGGACGGTGACGGACGCCGTGCACCGCGAGGGCGGCGTGATCTTCGCGCAGCTGATGCACACCGGCCGCATCGGCCACCCGAGCCTGCTGCCCGGCCACCTGGTGCCGGTGGCGCCGTCGGCCGTGGCCGCCCGGGGCCGGGTCTACACCCACGAGGGGCCGAAGGAGTTCGTGACGCCGAAGGAGCTCGGCGAGGCGGAGATCGCCCAGACCGTCGCCGACTTCGCGGCCGCGGCCCGCAACGCCGTCGCGGCCGGCTTCGACGGCGTGGAGATCCACGGCGCCAACGGCTATCTGATCCACCAGTTCCTCAGTGACAACGCGAACCTGCGCACCGACGCCTGGGGCGGCGGCGCCGAGGGCCGGATCCGCTTCGCCGTCGAGGTCGTCACCGCCGTGGCCGAGGCGGTCGGCGGCCGGCGGGTGGGGCTGCGGATCTCCCCGGGAAACCCCTTCAACGACATCGCCGAGGACAACCCGGGCGAGGTCTACGGCGCCCTGCTGGACCGGCTCGCCCCCCTGGACCTGGCCTACCTGCACCTGCTGGAGGGCCCGGACGCCGAGCTGACCGGGCGGCTGCGCAAGGCCTGGCCCGGCACGTTCGTCCTCAACCCCTTCACCCACCCCGACGCAACCGGCCCCGACGCGCTCACGCTGATCGAGGAGGGCGCCGCGGACATGGTGGCCTACGGCGCGCTGTTCCTCGCCAACCCCGACCTGCCCCGGCGCCTGGCCGCCGGCGGCCCGTTCAACACCCCCGACCAGACCACCTTCTACGGCGGCGACCACCGCGGCTACACCGACTACCCCGCCCTCACCGCCTGA
- a CDS encoding NADP-dependent oxidoreductase, producing the protein MSRAITFCEYGAPEVLRPAEVALPEPGPGQVRIRVRAASVNPLDVKIRSGAMAGAFPVRFPAIPGLDAAGVVDAAGEHAGAAVGDAVLGATVGGSYAAYALLQEPVAKPAALPWEVAASLVTVGRTAARVLGELGVRAGTTLLVHGAGGSVGILAVQLAAARGLTVVATAGEHDIERVTALGATAVRYGDGWLRRVRDAAPQGVDYVLDASGAGVLADSVALTGDSARVVTIADMSAAEHGVRFSAGGPDRPGQTGRADDPLPQLARMAAAGTLTLPVWRTYPLEQAATAHADLEAHRNHGKTVLLP; encoded by the coding sequence ATGTCCCGCGCGATCACTTTCTGCGAGTACGGCGCGCCCGAGGTGCTGCGGCCGGCCGAGGTCGCCTTGCCGGAGCCCGGCCCCGGCCAGGTCCGCATCCGGGTGCGGGCCGCGTCCGTGAACCCCCTGGACGTGAAGATCCGCTCCGGTGCGATGGCCGGCGCGTTCCCCGTCCGTTTCCCCGCGATCCCCGGTCTGGACGCGGCCGGTGTCGTCGACGCCGCCGGCGAGCATGCCGGCGCGGCCGTCGGCGACGCGGTCCTCGGGGCCACGGTCGGCGGGAGCTACGCCGCGTACGCGCTGCTTCAGGAGCCGGTGGCCAAACCCGCCGCCCTGCCGTGGGAGGTCGCCGCCTCGCTGGTCACCGTCGGCCGGACCGCCGCCCGCGTCCTGGGCGAGCTCGGCGTGCGGGCGGGCACAACCCTGCTCGTCCACGGCGCCGGCGGCAGCGTGGGCATCCTCGCGGTGCAGCTGGCCGCCGCCCGCGGGCTCACCGTCGTCGCCACGGCCGGCGAGCACGACATCGAGCGGGTCACCGCGCTGGGCGCCACCGCGGTCCGCTACGGCGACGGCTGGCTGCGGCGCGTGCGGGACGCGGCACCCCAGGGAGTCGACTACGTCCTGGACGCCTCCGGCGCCGGGGTCCTCGCCGACTCCGTCGCGCTGACCGGCGACAGCGCACGCGTCGTCACCATCGCCGACATGTCCGCCGCCGAGCACGGCGTCCGCTTCAGCGCCGGCGGCCCCGACCGGCCCGGCCAGACCGGCCGGGCCGACGACCCGCTGCCGCAACTGGCCCGAATGGCCGCCGCCGGCACGCTCACCCTGCCCGTCTGGCGGACCTACCCCCTGGAACAGGCCGCCACTGCACACGCCGACCTCGAAGCCCACCGCAACCACGGCAAGACCGTCCTGCTGCCCTGA
- a CDS encoding 2-phosphosulfolactate phosphatase gives MDARVVGIPEVDGTEQVAVVIDVMRAFTTAAWAFHRGADKIVLAADQGEALRIKASHPGWLALKDGAPASGFDLVNSPGRIREADLAGRTVVQKTTAGTVGALAVVEAELALCASFVVAGAAGDRPDAGPFLHRARTSPAADDLRGGRRRGAHPADVELCLEVDRFGFAMKVGLEDGTAVLRTRPDTASAAHRAP, from the coding sequence ATGGACGCGCGCGTGGTCGGCATACCCGAGGTGGACGGCACCGAGCAGGTGGCCGTGGTGATCGATGTGATGCGGGCGTTCACCACCGCCGCGTGGGCGTTCCACCGCGGGGCGGACAAGATCGTCCTCGCTGCCGACCAGGGCGAGGCGCTGAGGATCAAGGCGTCTCACCCGGGCTGGCTCGCGCTCAAGGACGGGGCGCCGGCCAGCGGGTTCGACCTGGTCAACTCCCCCGGCCGGATCCGGGAGGCCGACCTGGCCGGCCGCACCGTGGTCCAGAAGACCACGGCGGGAACCGTCGGAGCCCTGGCGGTCGTCGAGGCGGAACTGGCGCTGTGCGCGAGTTTCGTCGTGGCCGGCGCGGCCGGGGACCGCCCCGACGCCGGCCCTTTCCTGCACCGGGCGCGCACCTCCCCGGCCGCGGACGACCTGCGCGGCGGGCGACGCCGCGGTGCTCACCCCGCCGATGTGGAACTCTGCCTGGAAGTCGACCGGTTCGGCTTCGCCATGAAAGTGGGGCTGGAGGACGGGACGGCGGTGCTGCGGACGCGACCGGACACGGCATCGGCCGCGCACCGCGCACCGTAG
- a CDS encoding YciI family protein — protein MEFLCYHRDRPASLPLREQLLEAHWSYMDRYAKQMIARGPTLADDGETPTGSVHIVDLPDPAAARAFAFDEPNYQAGAYRDVMLRRWHNTLGRTMWDFPGGRRGGNRYLVLGLGTGQAADLAVPHDRDELIAYGPLLSDDAATWLGTAVLLRAPDPQTARAVLTPHGYADIEVHAWQFGGRPS, from the coding sequence ATGGAGTTCCTCTGCTATCACCGCGACCGGCCCGCTTCCCTGCCGCTGCGCGAGCAGCTGCTGGAGGCCCACTGGTCGTACATGGACAGGTACGCCAAGCAGATGATCGCCCGGGGTCCGACTCTCGCGGACGACGGCGAGACCCCCACCGGAAGCGTGCACATCGTCGACCTGCCCGACCCCGCCGCTGCCCGCGCGTTCGCCTTCGACGAGCCCAACTACCAGGCCGGCGCCTACCGGGACGTGATGCTGCGACGGTGGCACAACACACTGGGGCGCACCATGTGGGACTTCCCGGGCGGCCGGAGGGGCGGCAACCGGTACCTGGTGCTCGGCCTCGGCACCGGGCAGGCCGCCGACCTCGCCGTGCCGCACGACCGGGACGAACTGATCGCCTACGGGCCGTTGCTGTCCGACGACGCCGCCACCTGGCTGGGCACGGCCGTCCTGCTGCGGGCACCGGACCCGCAGACGGCACGCGCCGTCCTGACCCCCCACGGCTACGCCGACATCGAGGTCCACGCCTGGCAGTTCGGCGGCCGGCCGTCATGA
- a CDS encoding ABATE domain-containing protein, with product MNLEHVFVCGNPALDFAATLRARRSVRFEMFVTPDRLNAWYVESGLVDAVAPSTQADVEQARTVREAVYRLVTARRLAEPYDTAALTVVNSAARTAPAVPQLTPSGRWTQASADEALSLVARCAVELLSGPDVPLLKECGNPECTRTYIDRSRGMRRQWCGMESCGNKIKAAAYRARKKTASAPPR from the coding sequence GTGAATCTCGAGCATGTCTTCGTCTGCGGGAACCCGGCGCTGGACTTCGCCGCGACGCTGCGCGCGCGCCGTTCGGTGCGCTTCGAGATGTTCGTGACGCCGGACCGGCTGAACGCCTGGTACGTGGAGTCCGGCCTGGTCGACGCCGTCGCGCCCAGCACGCAGGCCGACGTCGAGCAGGCGAGGACCGTCCGGGAGGCCGTCTACCGGCTCGTCACCGCCCGCCGGCTCGCGGAGCCCTACGACACGGCGGCGCTGACCGTGGTGAACAGCGCCGCCCGCACCGCGCCCGCGGTGCCGCAGCTGACCCCGTCCGGGCGCTGGACGCAGGCCAGTGCCGACGAAGCCCTCTCCCTGGTCGCGAGGTGTGCCGTCGAGCTGCTCAGCGGGCCGGACGTACCGCTGCTCAAGGAGTGCGGCAACCCCGAATGCACCCGCACCTACATCGACCGTTCCCGGGGCATGCGCCGGCAGTGGTGCGGCATGGAATCCTGCGGCAACAAGATCAAGGCGGCCGCGTACCGCGCCCGGAAGAAGACCGCCTCCGCCCCGCCCCGCTGA
- a CDS encoding dihydrofolate reductase family protein — MRTLISTAFISLDGVVEAPGGEPGHRNSGWTFKHTEFLPEAFEIKGREQKEATAMLLGRTSYEAFSPVWPDMADFADYKVMPKYVVSTTLTDDDLVSDWGETTILRSVEEVAALKETEGGPIIVHGSATLNHALCDAGLIDRYHLLVFPLLLGAGKRLFSTTDKDTQKLKLVEHEAYANGLQKQVFDVVR, encoded by the coding sequence ATGCGCACCCTGATCAGCACCGCTTTCATCTCGCTCGACGGCGTCGTGGAGGCTCCCGGCGGCGAGCCCGGTCACCGCAACTCCGGCTGGACCTTCAAGCACACCGAGTTCCTCCCCGAGGCGTTCGAGATCAAGGGCCGGGAGCAGAAGGAGGCCACCGCCATGCTGCTGGGCCGCACCAGTTACGAGGCGTTCAGCCCCGTGTGGCCGGACATGGCGGACTTCGCCGACTACAAGGTCATGCCGAAGTACGTCGTCTCCACCACCCTCACCGACGACGACCTCGTGTCCGACTGGGGTGAGACGACGATCCTGCGCAGCGTCGAGGAGGTCGCCGCGCTGAAGGAGACCGAAGGCGGGCCGATCATCGTGCACGGCAGCGCCACCCTGAACCACGCCCTCTGCGACGCCGGCCTCATCGACCGCTACCACCTGCTCGTCTTCCCGCTCCTCCTCGGCGCCGGCAAGCGCCTGTTCAGCACCACGGACAAGGACACGCAGAAGCTGAAGCTCGTCGAGCACGAGGCGTACGCCAACGGCCTGCAGAAGCAGGTCTTCGACGTCGTGCGCTGA
- a CDS encoding YdcF family protein, which produces MRRRTGLAVSAGAAVLAWGEWMNWRWSRALVGHHEGTAEAVVVLGYRNPQKSANAVNRQRVRAGIRSVAADRAHSTRVIFSGGATGGAAPEARVMAGYARRVLAFEGTVVLEEASGTTWENITNVIPLLEDADRIKIASQPAHAFKARAYLRRQRPDLATRLVRAGDYRLGEWTALKPLLALYGLWTLRALTPGERTITP; this is translated from the coding sequence ATGCGGCGAAGGACAGGCCTGGCGGTGTCGGCCGGAGCGGCGGTCCTGGCCTGGGGCGAGTGGATGAACTGGCGCTGGTCCCGCGCCCTGGTGGGCCACCATGAGGGCACCGCCGAGGCTGTCGTCGTACTCGGATACCGCAATCCGCAGAAGTCGGCGAACGCCGTCAACCGCCAGCGTGTGCGTGCGGGCATCCGCTCCGTCGCCGCCGACCGCGCACACAGCACGCGTGTGATCTTCAGTGGCGGCGCGACCGGCGGCGCTGCCCCGGAGGCACGGGTGATGGCCGGCTACGCGAGGCGGGTGCTCGCCTTCGAGGGGACCGTGGTCCTCGAAGAGGCCAGCGGGACGACCTGGGAGAACATCACGAACGTGATCCCGCTGCTGGAGGACGCCGACCGCATCAAGATCGCCTCCCAGCCCGCCCACGCCTTCAAGGCCCGCGCCTACCTGCGCCGCCAGCGCCCCGATCTCGCCACCAGGCTGGTGCGCGCCGGCGACTACCGCCTGGGCGAATGGACGGCCCTCAAACCGCTGCTGGCCCTGTACGGGCTGTGGACCCTGCGCGCTCTGACACCGGGCGAACGCACGATCACACCGTAG
- a CDS encoding MFS transporter, which produces MPDAGPQRILAASNLVYTLGSGLHLTAGVLYFTEAVRLPAGEVGLGLGIAGLLALALGVAVGHLADRRGARGIYAATLVVQALATAGFVLVDGFWPFVVAVCAAAAAKAAGTAARSPLIRHHGGDRPQQFRAYLRAVTNVGISLGALLAGWVVQVGTLTAYRGMVAGNALAFAAAAVILLRLPPLAPLPAAGGPRRIALRDRPYLLLTALDGVMAVQFKVLTVAVPLWIVGATTAPAWLISATMLTGTVMVVAFQVRAGRSVDSPAAGARAYRRAGVAFLIACSLFSLSAGVPAGAAAALLLTAVVIHTVGELWHSAAGFEVSFALAPHHATGQYLGVFGLGAGLAEALGPGLLIALCITWGRPGWYVAGAVFALTGLAAPPAVRWAQRHHHAAHTRPTPAHPASAAA; this is translated from the coding sequence ATGCCCGATGCCGGACCGCAGCGCATCCTCGCGGCGTCGAACCTCGTCTACACCCTCGGCAGCGGTCTCCATCTCACCGCCGGGGTGCTGTACTTCACCGAGGCGGTCCGTCTTCCGGCGGGCGAGGTGGGCCTCGGTCTGGGCATCGCCGGTCTCCTCGCGCTGGCCCTGGGGGTCGCGGTCGGCCACCTGGCCGACCGCCGCGGTGCACGCGGCATCTATGCGGCGACCCTGGTGGTGCAGGCGCTGGCCACGGCCGGCTTCGTCCTGGTTGACGGCTTCTGGCCGTTCGTCGTGGCCGTCTGCGCGGCCGCCGCGGCGAAGGCGGCCGGCACGGCCGCCCGCTCCCCGCTCATCCGGCACCACGGAGGAGACCGGCCGCAGCAGTTCAGGGCCTACCTGCGTGCGGTGACCAACGTCGGTATCTCCCTGGGTGCCCTGCTGGCGGGCTGGGTGGTTCAGGTGGGCACGCTCACCGCCTACCGGGGGATGGTCGCCGGCAACGCGCTCGCGTTCGCGGCCGCGGCGGTGATCCTTCTCCGCCTGCCGCCCCTCGCGCCCCTGCCCGCCGCCGGCGGCCCGCGCCGCATCGCCCTGCGAGACCGCCCCTACCTGCTGCTGACCGCCCTGGACGGCGTCATGGCCGTCCAGTTCAAGGTGCTCACCGTGGCCGTCCCGCTCTGGATCGTCGGCGCCACCACCGCCCCTGCCTGGCTCATCTCGGCCACCATGCTCACCGGCACCGTGATGGTCGTCGCCTTCCAGGTCCGGGCCGGCCGCAGCGTCGACTCCCCCGCCGCCGGCGCCCGCGCCTACCGCCGGGCGGGCGTGGCCTTCCTCATCGCCTGCTCGCTGTTCTCGCTGTCCGCGGGCGTCCCCGCGGGGGCGGCCGCGGCCCTGCTCCTCACCGCGGTGGTGATCCACACGGTCGGTGAACTCTGGCACTCGGCGGCCGGTTTCGAGGTCTCCTTCGCCCTCGCCCCGCACCACGCCACCGGCCAGTACCTGGGGGTGTTCGGTCTCGGCGCCGGCCTGGCCGAGGCCCTCGGCCCCGGACTGCTCATCGCGCTGTGCATCACCTGGGGCCGCCCCGGCTGGTACGTCGCCGGAGCCGTGTTCGCGCTGACGGGCCTGGCCGCACCGCCCGCGGTGCGCTGGGCACAACGCCACCACCACGCTGCGCACACCCGGCCGACACCCGCGCACCCGGCATCGGCCGCCGCCTGA
- a CDS encoding class I SAM-dependent methyltransferase produces MALYDVLGATYTRTRRGDPRIAAQIHAALGDAREVINVGAGSGSYESARTVLAVEPSPVMIAQRPPGGAPAVRAVAEHLPLADGCADAVTALLTVHHWSDVAAGIAELRRIARRRIVVLTWDQQVFKERFWLVRDYLPQAAALDDSRAVPLEELAGLLGTARTQPVLVPHDCQDGFGAAYWRRPHAYLEPAIRAGISLLAQSGEDVLAPGLARLADDLTTGRWHTRYADLFAHESLDVGYRLLVTDTTP; encoded by the coding sequence ATGGCCCTCTACGACGTACTCGGCGCGACCTACACCCGAACCCGCCGGGGCGATCCGCGGATCGCCGCGCAGATCCACGCCGCGCTCGGCGACGCCCGCGAGGTGATCAACGTCGGTGCGGGCAGCGGCTCCTACGAGAGCGCGCGCACCGTCCTCGCCGTCGAACCCAGCCCGGTCATGATCGCCCAGCGGCCGCCCGGCGGTGCGCCCGCCGTGCGGGCCGTCGCCGAGCACCTCCCGCTCGCGGACGGCTGCGCGGATGCCGTGACCGCCCTGCTCACCGTCCACCACTGGAGCGATGTGGCGGCCGGCATCGCCGAACTGCGGCGCATCGCCCGCCGCCGCATCGTCGTGTTGACCTGGGACCAGCAGGTGTTCAAGGAGCGGTTCTGGCTCGTGCGGGACTACCTGCCCCAGGCGGCCGCCCTCGACGACAGCCGCGCCGTGCCCCTCGAGGAGCTGGCCGGCCTGCTCGGCACAGCACGCACCCAACCGGTTCTCGTCCCCCATGACTGCCAGGACGGATTCGGCGCCGCCTACTGGCGCCGCCCCCACGCCTACCTCGAGCCCGCCATACGCGCCGGGATCTCCCTGCTCGCCCAGAGCGGCGAGGACGTCCTCGCGCCGGGCCTGGCCCGCCTCGCCGACGACCTCACCACGGGTCGCTGGCACACCCGCTACGCCGACCTGTTCGCCCACGAAAGCCTCGACGTCGGCTACCGGCTCCTCGTCACCGACACCACCCCCTAG
- the cpt gene encoding chloramphenicol phosphotransferase CPT gives MTTQVIVVNGGSSSGKSAVVRCLQAVLPGPWLALGTDTLIEAMPASLRASQGGIEFAADGSVSVGATFRALEAAWIEGVAAMARAGARVLVDEVFLGGSASQQRWRHALGGLGVLWVGVRCDAAVAAGREVARGDRTIGMAALQADVVHRGVTYDLEVDTTGAEAMACARTIAAQVT, from the coding sequence GTGACGACTCAGGTGATCGTGGTCAACGGTGGTTCCAGCTCGGGGAAGTCCGCCGTCGTGCGGTGTCTGCAGGCCGTCCTGCCGGGTCCGTGGCTGGCCTTGGGGACGGACACGCTCATCGAGGCGATGCCGGCGTCCCTGCGGGCGTCGCAGGGCGGGATCGAGTTCGCCGCGGACGGAAGTGTGAGCGTCGGGGCCACGTTCCGGGCGCTGGAAGCGGCGTGGATCGAGGGGGTCGCAGCGATGGCCCGGGCCGGTGCCCGCGTCCTCGTCGATGAGGTGTTCCTGGGCGGGTCGGCCTCGCAGCAGCGCTGGCGCCATGCCCTGGGTGGCCTGGGGGTGCTGTGGGTCGGCGTCAGGTGTGACGCGGCCGTCGCCGCGGGCCGTGAGGTCGCACGGGGTGATCGGACCATCGGGATGGCCGCGTTGCAGGCCGACGTGGTGCACCGCGGTGTGACCTACGACCTGGAGGTCGACACCACCGGCGCGGAAGCGATGGCGTGCGCACGGACCATCGCCGCCCAGGTCACATGA